Proteins co-encoded in one Spirosoma endbachense genomic window:
- the arsN2 gene encoding arsenic resistance N-acetyltransferase ArsN2, with protein sequence MSFHIEYARPEDKDIVIALLHQGHLLTDDLPADLADFVIAKDARKSIGVAGLERFNEVGLLRSVAVDPAFQGKQIGAQLVGRILETARAVGLREVYLITTTADRYFERYGFQVVNRQDVPVAIQQTQQFSDLCPSSAIVMKRVLTPDQA encoded by the coding sequence ATGAGCTTTCACATCGAATACGCCCGGCCTGAAGACAAAGACATTGTCATTGCCTTATTACACCAGGGACACTTATTGACCGACGATCTGCCAGCAGATCTGGCCGATTTTGTGATTGCCAAAGACGCCCGAAAGTCTATTGGAGTTGCTGGTTTAGAGCGATTTAATGAGGTGGGCCTGCTGCGTTCGGTAGCTGTCGATCCTGCGTTTCAGGGTAAACAGATTGGTGCTCAATTAGTGGGGCGCATTCTGGAAACCGCCAGAGCTGTCGGGCTACGTGAGGTGTATCTAATCACAACTACGGCTGATCGTTATTTCGAACGATATGGCTTTCAGGTCGTCAATCGTCAGGATGTACCAGTGGCTATCCAGCAGACACAGCAATTCAGCGATCTATGTCCGTCTTCGGCAATTGTCATGAAGCGTGTGCTAACCCCGGATCAGGCATGA
- a CDS encoding arsenite methyltransferase yields the protein METAEQIKEVVRQKYAAIAERTPAEATGCCGSDQPGPTSCCGPEISASVPIDMTVGYGELNGYVVEADLGLGCGLPTQFAQIKPGDVVVDLGSGAGNDCFVARAETGPTGRVIGLDMTPAMIDRARLNAKTLGFTNVEFVYGDIEDMPLAENLADVVVSNCVMNLVPDKQKAFSETYRILKPGGHFSISDIVLKGELPGNLQRDAELYVGCVSGASQKDAYLELVAQAGFTNIIVQKEREIALPDEVLKNYLSNDEIAGYRQPTGGNPARGIYSVTVFAQKPEPVDSKLVELGNSEGVSCCGPDCCN from the coding sequence ATGGAAACTGCAGAGCAAATCAAAGAGGTAGTCCGTCAGAAATACGCAGCCATCGCTGAACGCACCCCAGCAGAAGCTACTGGATGCTGTGGGAGCGATCAACCCGGCCCCACATCCTGCTGTGGTCCGGAAATCAGCGCCAGTGTTCCCATCGATATGACGGTTGGCTACGGTGAGCTGAACGGCTACGTCGTTGAGGCTGATTTAGGGTTAGGTTGTGGTCTCCCGACGCAATTTGCCCAGATCAAACCGGGTGATGTCGTAGTTGATTTAGGATCGGGCGCGGGCAATGATTGTTTTGTTGCTCGAGCTGAAACGGGGCCAACCGGTCGGGTGATCGGTCTGGATATGACCCCTGCCATGATTGATCGGGCGCGTTTAAACGCCAAAACCCTGGGTTTTACTAATGTCGAATTTGTCTATGGCGACATCGAAGATATGCCCTTGGCAGAAAATCTGGCAGATGTCGTTGTCAGCAATTGCGTCATGAACCTTGTTCCCGATAAGCAGAAAGCTTTCTCCGAAACCTATCGCATTCTTAAGCCGGGTGGGCATTTTAGTATCTCAGACATCGTTCTGAAAGGGGAGTTGCCCGGAAATTTACAGCGTGATGCAGAGCTTTACGTCGGTTGTGTATCCGGAGCCAGTCAAAAGGATGCGTATTTAGAGCTTGTAGCCCAAGCCGGATTCACGAACATCATTGTGCAAAAAGAGCGCGAAATCGCCCTTCCGGATGAGGTATTGAAAAATTATCTCTCAAACGATGAAATTGCCGGCTATCGTCAGCCAACTGGTGGCAATCCAGCCAGAGGCATTTATAGTGTTACGGTGTTTGCGCAAAAGCCAGAACCTGTTGACTCTAAATTAGTCGAATTAGGTAATTCAGAAGGGGTATCGTGCTGTGGTCCCGATTGCTGTAACTAA
- a CDS encoding Gfo/Idh/MocA family protein produces the protein MEITRRHFLRNSALTATGAGLISLPTLEAIASQRKKTSPNDKLQLGLIGCNGMGWSDLRSHLLMSDVECVALADVDQSVLDKRAADVQKMQQNRPQLFKDYRKLLENKDIDAVIIGTPDHWHCMAMIDAVSAGKHVYVEKPLANSIEECNLMLAAARKYNKIVQVGQWQRSGSHYEKAIDYIRSGKLGNIRLVKVWAYQGWMNPVPVRPDSAPPAGVDYDMWLGPAPKRPFNPNRFHFNFRWFWDYAGGLMTDWGVHEIDIALYAMNAKAPKSVMASGGKLAYPDDASETPDTLQAVYEYDGFNMLWEHATGIDGGNYGRTEGIAFIGNNATLVLNRDGWSLLPETQTKDNIKVYKVEDIPDQARNGDYLNEHTKNFVQAIKTNNAGILKCGIETGSIAAINAHMGNIAYKTGRKVYWDATTKGFKNDPQANALLSAHYHNGWKLPVV, from the coding sequence ATGGAAATTACGCGCAGACATTTTTTGCGAAATTCGGCTCTAACCGCTACCGGAGCCGGACTGATTAGTCTACCCACACTGGAAGCTATCGCCAGTCAGCGCAAAAAAACTTCCCCGAATGATAAACTTCAACTTGGGCTAATTGGCTGTAATGGCATGGGTTGGTCAGACCTTCGCTCACATCTGCTCATGAGCGATGTAGAATGTGTCGCCTTAGCTGATGTTGACCAGAGTGTTCTGGATAAACGAGCGGCCGATGTCCAAAAAATGCAGCAGAATCGTCCTCAATTATTCAAAGACTATCGGAAACTATTGGAAAACAAAGACATTGATGCCGTTATTATTGGAACGCCCGATCATTGGCACTGCATGGCCATGATTGATGCGGTCTCGGCAGGCAAGCATGTCTACGTTGAAAAACCCTTAGCCAATAGCATTGAAGAGTGTAATCTGATGCTGGCGGCTGCCCGGAAATACAATAAAATCGTTCAGGTTGGGCAATGGCAACGGAGCGGTTCACATTACGAAAAAGCAATTGACTACATTCGATCCGGTAAATTAGGCAATATCCGACTGGTGAAAGTCTGGGCTTACCAGGGTTGGATGAATCCGGTTCCCGTCCGTCCCGACAGTGCCCCACCGGCAGGTGTGGACTATGATATGTGGCTGGGACCAGCTCCTAAACGACCTTTTAACCCAAATCGCTTCCATTTCAATTTTCGCTGGTTCTGGGATTATGCCGGTGGATTGATGACCGATTGGGGCGTTCATGAAATTGACATTGCCCTCTATGCCATGAATGCCAAAGCGCCCAAATCCGTGATGGCATCGGGCGGCAAGCTCGCTTATCCTGACGATGCTTCTGAAACACCCGACACCTTGCAGGCTGTTTATGAATATGATGGCTTCAATATGCTCTGGGAGCATGCCACAGGCATCGATGGGGGTAATTATGGGCGGACCGAGGGCATTGCCTTTATTGGCAACAATGCAACGCTTGTGCTAAATCGGGATGGCTGGTCGCTGTTGCCCGAAACGCAGACAAAAGATAATATCAAGGTGTATAAGGTGGAAGATATTCCCGACCAGGCTCGTAATGGCGACTACCTAAACGAACATACGAAAAACTTTGTACAGGCCATTAAGACCAACAATGCCGGGATACTTAAATGCGGCATTGAAACTGGTAGTATTGCCGCCATTAACGCCCATATGGGGAACATTGCTTACAAGACTGGCCGTAAGGTTTATTGGGACGCTACAACAAAAGGGTTTAAGAATGACCCGCAGGCTAATGCCCTGTTGTCGGCTCATTACCATAACGGCTGGAAATTACCCGTCGTTTAA
- a CDS encoding ArsO family NAD(P)H-dependent flavin-containing monooxygenase, with amino-acid sequence MNEPTLHDVIIIGGGQSGLATAYHLQRSSLDVIQLDEQPSPGGAWQHGWQSLKLFSPAEASSLPGWLMPRSHTIYPTRQEVIAYLTNYEKRYGFAVHRPVQVQSVKREGTTFNLQTSRGNYRCRALVCATGSWSHPVIPAYTGINDYKGKQLHSANYTSPDEFTGKRVLVIGGGNSGAQIIAEVSKVANTTWVTLEEPSFLPDEVDGRYLFRAATQRFHAGDTKPGGSLADIVMVESVKEARNRDALRAVRPFSAFNQDGVIWPDGSQESVDAIIWCTGFRPALQFLNGLDLLTPDGRVEVEGTRSVKQPGLWLVGYGSWTGFASATLIGVNRSARQTAQEIIGYLQAGS; translated from the coding sequence ATGAATGAGCCGACTCTACACGATGTGATCATTATCGGTGGGGGACAGTCAGGTCTGGCAACTGCCTATCATTTACAGCGTAGCTCCCTGGATGTTATTCAACTGGATGAGCAGCCATCGCCTGGTGGAGCCTGGCAGCACGGATGGCAATCGTTGAAACTTTTTTCTCCGGCAGAAGCCAGTTCGCTGCCCGGTTGGCTCATGCCCCGTAGTCATACGATTTATCCAACTCGCCAGGAAGTTATCGCGTATCTGACCAATTATGAGAAACGATATGGCTTTGCAGTTCATCGACCCGTTCAGGTTCAATCGGTTAAAAGGGAAGGGACGACGTTCAACCTCCAAACCAGCCGGGGCAATTATCGTTGCCGTGCATTGGTGTGCGCCACAGGTAGCTGGAGTCATCCGGTTATTCCAGCCTATACCGGGATAAACGATTACAAGGGTAAACAACTACATTCTGCCAATTATACCTCACCCGATGAATTTACTGGAAAACGGGTGTTAGTTATCGGCGGGGGCAATTCAGGCGCTCAGATTATCGCTGAAGTATCGAAAGTAGCCAATACAACCTGGGTCACTTTAGAAGAACCATCGTTTTTGCCGGATGAGGTGGATGGGCGTTACCTGTTTCGGGCGGCAACGCAACGGTTCCACGCGGGAGATACTAAGCCAGGAGGTAGCCTTGCCGATATTGTGATGGTCGAAAGTGTTAAAGAAGCCCGAAACCGTGATGCCCTGCGCGCCGTGCGACCGTTTTCGGCATTTAATCAGGATGGCGTTATCTGGCCGGATGGAAGCCAGGAATCGGTCGATGCTATTATCTGGTGTACTGGTTTTCGTCCTGCTTTGCAATTTTTGAACGGACTTGACCTTCTCACTCCGGACGGTCGGGTAGAGGTGGAAGGCACCCGATCGGTGAAACAACCCGGTTTGTGGCTGGTCGGATACGGCAGTTGGACTGGCTTCGCGTCGGCAACATTGATTGGCGTCAATCGGTCTGCCCGTCAAACGGCACAGGAAATCATTGGCTATTTGCAGGCAGGTTCATAA
- a CDS encoding arsenate reductase ArsC — MKRILVLCSGNSARSQIAQAYLHYFADRLKPTEPIEVYSAGINPKGVNPLAIQVLAEDGIDIANHTSNPVEDYLHIPFDFVLTVCDKAREQCPFFPAVGQRIHQSFPEPSHMKGRDIDAEAKLTAFREVRDMIKIYSQEFIATHVGANQLASTQ, encoded by the coding sequence ATGAAACGAATCTTAGTACTATGTTCGGGTAATTCCGCCCGATCGCAGATAGCCCAGGCGTATCTACACTATTTTGCCGATAGGTTGAAACCGACTGAACCAATAGAAGTTTACAGTGCTGGCATTAATCCTAAAGGCGTGAACCCATTAGCCATACAGGTTTTAGCTGAGGATGGGATTGATATAGCGAACCATACGTCCAATCCTGTAGAAGACTATTTGCATATACCGTTCGATTTTGTACTGACCGTCTGCGATAAAGCCCGTGAACAGTGTCCATTTTTCCCGGCAGTCGGTCAGCGGATTCACCAGAGTTTTCCTGAACCTAGCCATATGAAAGGGCGGGACATCGATGCTGAAGCTAAGCTAACGGCATTCCGTGAAGTGCGCGATATGATCAAAATTTACAGTCAGGAATTTATTGCGACCCATGTAGGCGCCAATCAACTGGCCTCAACTCAGTAA
- a CDS encoding DUF4349 domain-containing protein has product MEIDPIVHLSDMNNYFILIAIFAVTACQSKQQEALSEASMPQRMAAMKAPAPEQDDSSTDEELTPELPAPTGQPAATTNRKIIRNAQVRIRVSDFNTSGKAIEKAITQSGGQIANSNETKSDNSIENALTVRVPAARLDAFLTLVLKESIFTDTKTITAEDVTRRYVDTEARIRSKKAVEETYLKLLKQARTVEDVLKVEEQLGQIREEREVQEAELRQLKDEVALSTVNLTYYQQTEVALRPEEPIYAQIWHNFTDGFRLMGDVLVGLFYFLPLGLVGFGVGWFILRWRKQRRKAVK; this is encoded by the coding sequence GTGGAAATTGACCCCATTGTGCACCTAAGCGATATGAACAATTATTTTATTCTGATAGCCATTTTCGCAGTCACAGCCTGCCAGTCGAAGCAACAGGAAGCTCTCTCCGAAGCATCAATGCCTCAACGTATGGCCGCGATGAAAGCACCTGCTCCTGAGCAGGATGATTCCTCAACCGATGAGGAACTAACGCCTGAATTACCGGCACCAACGGGTCAACCGGCGGCAACGACTAACCGGAAAATCATTCGCAATGCACAGGTGCGGATTCGGGTCAGTGATTTCAACACTTCGGGAAAAGCCATTGAGAAGGCCATTACCCAGTCTGGTGGTCAGATCGCCAATTCGAACGAAACCAAGTCTGATAACAGCATCGAAAATGCCCTGACCGTTCGAGTTCCAGCCGCTCGTTTAGACGCATTTCTTACGTTGGTACTAAAAGAATCCATTTTTACGGATACAAAAACGATAACAGCCGAGGATGTTACCCGTCGTTACGTAGACACCGAAGCGCGAATCCGGAGTAAAAAAGCGGTTGAAGAAACGTACCTGAAGCTTCTCAAACAGGCCCGCACCGTTGAGGATGTATTAAAAGTAGAAGAACAATTAGGCCAGATTCGCGAAGAGCGTGAAGTACAGGAGGCCGAACTGCGCCAGCTCAAAGACGAAGTTGCACTGAGCACAGTCAATCTAACCTACTATCAGCAAACTGAAGTTGCCCTACGACCGGAAGAACCGATTTATGCCCAAATCTGGCACAATTTTACCGATGGCTTCCGGTTGATGGGCGATGTACTGGTTGGCCTGTTTTATTTTCTACCCCTTGGCCTGGTTGGCTTCGGGGTTGGCTGGTTCATTCTGCGTTGGCGGAAACAACGCAGGAAAGCGGTAAAATAA
- a CDS encoding transposase, with product MTNEFDFEAFKQAAIKGLYEGKPLTGENGLFAPLLKHFLESALEGEMDGHLTQTRLTEQNRRNGKTTKQIKSSAGPLELQTPRDRTGSYQPQIVPKRQVVLTPQLEQKVISLYSVGNSYADISQHLSEMYGYSLSDSELAAITDKVIPAMREWQNRPLESLYTLVWLDGIYYKVRQDGKVVT from the coding sequence ATGACTAACGAGTTCGATTTTGAAGCCTTTAAACAGGCAGCCATCAAAGGCCTTTATGAAGGCAAACCTTTAACGGGCGAAAACGGTCTGTTCGCTCCCTTGCTTAAGCACTTTCTGGAGTCTGCTTTGGAAGGGGAAATGGATGGCCATCTTACCCAAACCCGGCTCACCGAGCAAAACCGTCGCAACGGCAAAACCACCAAGCAAATTAAAAGCAGTGCCGGGCCTTTGGAGTTACAGACCCCGCGTGATCGCACCGGCAGCTATCAACCCCAGATAGTTCCGAAGCGACAGGTGGTACTGACACCTCAGCTCGAACAGAAGGTAATATCACTTTACAGTGTGGGCAATAGTTACGCTGACATTAGCCAACACCTGTCAGAGATGTACGGCTATTCACTGTCAGACAGCGAGTTAGCTGCTATTACAGACAAAGTCATCCCGGCCATGCGGGAGTGGCAGAACCGGCCATTGGAAAGTCTGTACACCTTGGTGTGGCTAGACGGCATTTATTACAAAGTGCGTCAGGATGGTAAAGTGGTCAC
- a CDS encoding DUF3871 family protein, producing METPMLLLPTVGQHVITPQETSPENTFIVANTLPTSLGEIRDQHIIPVYSKDNEPLISHADFIEATFETLYQFFPQEVILEPLVRVSHPIKGRIPSARNKPAKDLADWEKTLYYERAAFAIEIPSIQGQVGDNTLSLTIGGVKAYNLDSLHNRKGSDEHFKVFIGFQNKVCTNLCIWTDGYLADVRVKSVKQLIETIQMLIQRYQASQHLRAMQELTRYFLTEQQFAQLIGRCRLYQYLPPAQKREIAPLLIGDAQINTIARDYYRDESFCRSEDGTISLWNVYNLFTGAVKSSYVDTFLDRNVNAFQLSQSLLETVLGGTSNWYLH from the coding sequence ATGGAAACCCCAATGCTTCTTTTACCAACCGTTGGTCAGCACGTCATCACTCCTCAGGAAACTTCGCCTGAAAATACATTTATCGTCGCGAATACCTTGCCAACTTCGTTAGGGGAAATTAGAGACCAACACATTATCCCCGTGTATAGCAAGGACAATGAACCTCTAATTTCCCATGCTGACTTTATTGAGGCTACTTTTGAAACGCTTTATCAGTTCTTTCCACAGGAGGTTATTTTGGAGCCCTTAGTGCGTGTATCCCATCCCATTAAGGGTAGAATCCCATCAGCCCGAAACAAGCCAGCCAAAGATTTAGCGGATTGGGAAAAAACCCTTTATTATGAGCGGGCTGCTTTTGCCATTGAAATACCATCCATTCAAGGACAGGTAGGTGACAATACGTTATCCCTGACCATTGGGGGCGTGAAAGCTTACAATTTAGACAGTCTGCATAATCGTAAGGGGTCCGACGAACATTTCAAAGTTTTTATTGGCTTCCAAAATAAGGTATGTACTAACCTGTGCATCTGGACAGATGGGTATTTAGCCGATGTTCGGGTAAAGAGCGTAAAGCAATTGATAGAAACCATTCAAATGCTGATTCAACGCTATCAGGCCAGTCAACACCTACGTGCCATGCAGGAGTTGACGCGTTACTTTCTAACTGAGCAGCAATTTGCTCAACTCATTGGCCGGTGTCGTTTATATCAGTATTTGCCCCCAGCTCAGAAAAGGGAGATTGCACCCTTGCTGATAGGGGATGCGCAAATCAATACTATCGCTCGGGATTACTATCGGGATGAGTCATTTTGCCGAAGTGAAGACGGTACGATCAGTCTATGGAATGTCTATAATCTGTTTACGGGAGCTGTTAAGAGCAGCTATGTGGACACCTTCTTAGATCGAAATGTAAACGCTTTCCAGCTCAGTCAATCCCTATTAGAGACCGTCCTTGGAGGTACCAGTAACTGGTACCTGCATTGA